One Deinococcus cellulosilyticus NBRC 106333 = KACC 11606 DNA segment encodes these proteins:
- a CDS encoding ADP-ribosylglycohydrolase family protein translates to MGNARGVLYGLAFGDAYGYPTEFLKVPEILRKFPPAGPEDLGNVLVSDDTQMALAVSRALVRAEKLDVETLEPLLRQEFIEWANSEENTRAPGMTCMRACERLEKGLPWVKATEMGSKGCGANMRVAPVGVLNLPVEMRSGLAQFQAALTHGHPTGLAASDATAQAIHFLMQGMAPERVLQALLDYAEAQLGLYHHDWLGSLWEESQHPAAAYFIARGWRETMDALLRVKEAMKSPDFDTDPCLLTGAGWIAEEALATGLYCFLLHPEDPRAAFKRAAVTSGDSDSIACLTGSFLGAYLGDDGFPQEWFDRIEYRDELEKMAAKLPLLQA, encoded by the coding sequence ATGGGCAATGCACGTGGCGTGCTGTACGGACTGGCATTTGGAGATGCTTACGGGTATCCCACTGAATTCCTCAAGGTTCCTGAGATCCTCAGAAAATTTCCTCCGGCAGGCCCAGAAGACCTGGGCAATGTGCTGGTTTCAGATGACACCCAGATGGCCCTGGCGGTTTCCCGGGCCCTGGTGCGGGCAGAAAAGCTGGACGTTGAGACCCTCGAACCCCTCCTCAGGCAGGAGTTCATCGAATGGGCGAACTCCGAAGAGAACACCCGTGCTCCGGGCATGACCTGCATGCGGGCCTGTGAGAGGCTGGAAAAGGGCCTGCCCTGGGTGAAGGCCACCGAGATGGGCTCCAAAGGCTGCGGGGCGAACATGCGGGTGGCCCCGGTGGGTGTCCTCAACCTGCCTGTGGAGATGCGCTCTGGTCTGGCCCAGTTCCAGGCTGCCCTGACCCACGGCCACCCAACGGGTCTGGCGGCCAGTGATGCCACTGCGCAGGCCATCCACTTCCTGATGCAGGGGATGGCCCCAGAACGGGTCCTGCAGGCCCTGCTGGATTATGCGGAGGCCCAGCTTGGTCTTTACCACCATGACTGGCTCGGTTCGCTGTGGGAGGAGTCCCAGCATCCTGCAGCGGCCTATTTTATCGCCCGAGGGTGGCGTGAAACCATGGACGCCCTGCTGCGTGTCAAAGAGGCCATGAAAAGCCCGGACTTTGACACCGATCCCTGCTTGCTGACAGGTGCAGGCTGGATTGCCGAGGAGGCACTGGCCACCGGACTCTACTGCTTCCTGCTCCATCCTGAGGACCCCAGAGCCGCATTCAAACGGGCGGCAGTGACCAGTGGGGACAGCGATTCCATTGCCTGTCTGACTGGAAGTTTCCTGGGGGCTTATCTGGGAGATGACGGGTTCCCACAGGAGTGGTTTGATCGGATCGAGTACAGGGATGAACTGGAAAAGATGGCTGCAAAGTTGCCTCTGCTGCAAGCCTGA